Sequence from the Nocardia cyriacigeorgica GUH-2 genome:
CAGTTCGGCCGCGTTACCCGCCGCCGCGGACTCGGAGTGATACCAGCCATCGGGGCGCAGCACCCGGTGCACGGCGGCGAAGACCCGCGGGTAAGCCGAGATCGGCAGCCAGTGCAACATCGCGCGACTGACCACGAGGTCGACCGTCCGAGCAGGGATCAGGCGGTCGAAATCGGTGGCCGAAGCGGTGACGAACTCCAGGTCGGCGCCGGCCCGGCGCCGCGCGGTAGCGAGCATGGACGGGTCCTGATCGACTCCGATGACGAGCCCGTCGGGCACCAGCGCAGCGAGTTTCGCGGTGAATTCGCCGGTACCGCATCCGAGATCGACCACCGTATCCCACGCACGCGGCGGGTGGCGGGTCAGGAACCAGTCGTCGACCGCGCGATGATGCTCGGCGGCGGCCGAGTACTCCTCGCCGCGCCAGCCTGCGCCGGCATGCCCGCCAGGGGTCATGGTTCCGATGCTAGTCATGCGGCAGCGGGGGTGCTCGATCGTCGAGCCCCCCGCTGCCGGTGTGTGCGCGGACCAGGTCGCGGTGGGGCGGGCAACCTCAGCCCGCGGTGCGCAGGGTGAAGGCGGCGGTGCGGACGGTGTCGCCGTGCTTGAAGTCCAGGAACAGCCGGTAGGTGCCGGGGCCGGGGACGGCGGTGTGGAAGGAGACCTCCGGCCCGGGTGCGGTGATGCCGTCACCGGGTTCACCGTTCGGGTGGACGTGGACGTAGGCGAGATCGCCGGCGCGAATGACGACGAGGTGACCGTATGCGGCGAGGTAGGGCTGCAGATCGGTGACCGGAGCGCCGTCCTTGCGCACTGTCAGGGTGAGCAGGCTGCCCGCGCCGGTGCTGAGGTCGCCCGTCAGCTCGACCTCGTAGCCGTCGACGTGGTAGGTGCGCACCGGCTCCGGAACCTGATGCGGCGCATACTCACCCGCCACCGCCAGATCCGCGCCCAGGGTGATCGTCTTGCCGAGCGCCTGCGGTGCGATGTCGGTGAACACCCGGTAGGCGCCGGCCGCCGGCAGGTTCAATCGCACCGACCAGGTGCCATCGGCCGCCAGCTCCGGATGCACGTGCCAAAAGCCGGTCAGCTCGCGCGGCACGACGATCAGGTGCAGTTCCTTGTCGTGAATCGGGGAGTAGGCGGTGACCGGCCGGCCATCGGGGCCGATGATCCGGAACCGGAAATCGACGTCGCCGGGCTGCAGGATCGTGTCGGCCAGTTCGAGGGTGTAG
This genomic interval carries:
- a CDS encoding class I SAM-dependent methyltransferase, giving the protein MTPGGHAGAGWRGEEYSAAAEHHRAVDDWFLTRHPPRAWDTVVDLGCGTGEFTAKLAALVPDGLVIGVDQDPSMLATARRRAGADLEFVTASATDFDRLIPARTVDLVVSRAMLHWLPISAYPRVFAAVHRVLRPDGWYHSESAAAGNAAELIRLIGRIARDNDLRPPEPFPEPEPVAGLLAEEGFDIPDDGVRAVPQRRPFTRDQLADMLRTTAAVSLTRQAPPAEHARLADELAGAVDELRAPDGSYAQTFVRLEILVRKPVP